The Streptomyces nitrosporeus genome includes a window with the following:
- a CDS encoding aldehyde dehydrogenase family protein produces MRQPVTLEHHVLNPATGEHVATVPATTAAEVHTAVLRAAGAQRTWAGLSPADRARLLRRFAVLVGEHGEQLARLEVTEAGHTLGNARWEAANVRDLLDYAAGGVERLTGRQIPVPGGVDLTFLEPIGVVGVIAPWNFPMPVAAWGFAPALAAGNAVLLKPAETTPLTALRLAGIALDAGLPEHLFQVLPGAGDVTGAALVEHPGVGKIVFTGSTRVGKRIMARCADRVKRLTLELGGKSPNIVFADADIETAAATAPMSFLDNAGQDCCARTRILVQRTVYDRFLALLEPAVAAVTVGDPADEKTLMGPLISGTQLERVRGYVPEGAEAIRGSAPDGPGFWFPPTVLTGVRPDAPVATEEVFGPVAVVLPFEDEADAVRLANATDHGLAGSLWTRDVGRALRVSRAVRAGNLSVNSHSAVRYWTPFGGCKQSGLGRELGPDALAAFTETKNVFIGTED; encoded by the coding sequence GTGAGGCAGCCCGTGACCCTTGAGCACCACGTACTGAACCCGGCGACCGGGGAGCACGTCGCCACCGTCCCCGCCACCACCGCCGCCGAGGTCCACACCGCCGTCCTCCGGGCCGCCGGGGCCCAGCGGACCTGGGCCGGCCTGTCGCCCGCCGACCGTGCCCGGCTGCTGCGCCGCTTCGCCGTACTCGTCGGCGAACACGGCGAACAGCTCGCCCGGCTGGAGGTCACCGAGGCGGGGCACACCCTGGGCAACGCCCGGTGGGAGGCGGCCAACGTCCGGGACCTGCTGGACTACGCGGCCGGGGGAGTGGAACGCCTGACGGGCCGGCAGATCCCGGTGCCCGGCGGTGTCGACCTCACCTTCCTCGAACCGATCGGTGTCGTCGGGGTGATCGCCCCCTGGAACTTCCCCATGCCGGTCGCCGCCTGGGGCTTCGCCCCCGCCCTCGCCGCGGGGAACGCCGTCCTCCTCAAACCCGCCGAGACCACCCCGCTCACCGCTCTGCGGCTGGCGGGCATCGCCCTCGACGCCGGGCTGCCCGAGCACCTCTTCCAGGTACTGCCGGGGGCCGGTGACGTGACCGGCGCCGCTCTGGTGGAGCACCCCGGCGTAGGCAAGATCGTCTTCACCGGTTCGACCCGTGTGGGCAAGCGGATCATGGCGCGGTGCGCGGACCGGGTGAAACGGCTGACCCTCGAACTCGGCGGCAAGAGCCCCAACATCGTCTTCGCCGACGCCGACATCGAGACGGCCGCGGCCACCGCCCCCATGTCCTTCCTGGACAACGCGGGGCAGGACTGCTGCGCCCGCACCCGCATCCTGGTCCAGCGGACGGTGTACGACCGGTTCCTCGCGCTGCTGGAACCCGCCGTGGCCGCGGTCACCGTCGGCGACCCCGCCGACGAGAAGACCCTGATGGGCCCGCTGATCTCCGGCACCCAGCTGGAACGCGTCCGCGGCTACGTCCCCGAGGGCGCGGAGGCGATCCGGGGCAGCGCGCCGGACGGGCCCGGCTTCTGGTTCCCGCCGACCGTCCTCACCGGCGTGCGCCCCGACGCGCCCGTCGCCACCGAGGAGGTCTTCGGCCCGGTCGCCGTCGTCCTGCCCTTCGAGGACGAGGCCGACGCCGTACGGCTGGCGAACGCCACCGACCACGGACTGGCCGGCTCCCTCTGGACCCGCGACGTCGGCCGCGCGCTCCGGGTCTCCCGGGCCGTCCGCGCCGGGAACCTCTCCGTCAACTCCCACTCCGCCGTCCGCTACTGGACACCGTTCGGCGGCTGCAAGCAGTCAGGACTGGGCCGCGAACTGGGGCCCGACGCCCTCGCGGCGTTCACCGAGACCAAGAACGTCTTCATCGGCACGGAGGACTGA
- a CDS encoding 3-oxoacyl-ACP reductase encodes MSTDPNPASPAPGSPSAPAVCRRLVGRTAVVTGAGSGIGLATVRRLASEGARVVCADIDRETGAAAAEEAGGVFVPTDVTDPGQVEALYATAYDTYGSVDVAFNNAGISPPDDDSILTTGLEAWKRVQDVNLTSVYLCCKAVLPYMRRQGRGSIINTASFVARMGAATSQISYTASKGGVLALSRELGVQFAREGIRVNALCPGPVDTPLLRELFAADPERAARRLVHIPLGRFARATEIAAAVAFLASDDSSFVNATDFLVDGGIAGAYVTPL; translated from the coding sequence ATGAGCACCGACCCGAACCCCGCGTCCCCCGCCCCCGGCTCCCCGAGCGCCCCGGCCGTCTGCCGCCGCCTGGTGGGACGTACCGCCGTCGTCACCGGAGCGGGCAGCGGCATCGGCCTGGCGACCGTCCGCCGGCTCGCGTCCGAAGGCGCCCGGGTCGTCTGCGCCGACATCGACCGGGAGACCGGCGCCGCCGCCGCGGAGGAGGCGGGCGGCGTCTTCGTCCCCACCGACGTCACCGACCCCGGCCAGGTCGAGGCGCTCTACGCGACCGCGTACGACACCTACGGCAGCGTCGACGTCGCCTTCAACAACGCGGGCATCTCCCCGCCCGACGACGACTCCATCCTCACCACCGGGCTGGAGGCGTGGAAACGCGTCCAGGACGTCAACCTCACCTCCGTCTACCTCTGCTGCAAGGCCGTCCTGCCCTACATGCGGCGCCAGGGCCGCGGCTCGATCATCAACACCGCCTCCTTCGTCGCCAGGATGGGCGCGGCCACCTCCCAGATCTCCTACACCGCCTCCAAGGGCGGGGTGCTCGCCCTCTCCCGTGAACTGGGCGTGCAGTTCGCCCGCGAGGGCATCCGCGTCAACGCCCTCTGCCCGGGGCCGGTCGACACCCCGCTGCTGCGGGAACTGTTCGCCGCGGACCCGGAACGCGCCGCCCGGAGGCTGGTCCACATCCCGCTGGGCAGGTTCGCCCGGGCCACGGAGATCGCCGCCGCGGTGGCCTTCCTGGCCAGCGACGACTCCTCCTTCGTCAACGCCACGGACTTCCTCGTGGACGGCGGGATCGCGGGGGCCTACGTGACCCCGCTGTAG
- a CDS encoding amino acid deaminase/aldolase, which yields MAARTSDRTRYDRATAHLEAPLAVVDLDAFDANADDLVRRAGGKPVRVASKSVRCRALLERVLAREGFAGIMSFTLAESLWLARSGFDDVLLAYPSADRAAYAELAADPKQAAAVTVMVDDPAQLELIDAARAGGREEIRVCLELDTSLRLLGGRVRVGALRSPLRTPAQLAELARSVVRRPGFRLVGLMAYEGHVAGVGDSVAGHPLRSRAVRLMQATARRELVARRAEVVRAVRAVAPDLEFVNGGGTGSVQHTAAEAAVTEIAAGSGLYVPRLFDNYTSFTGRPAALFAQPVVRRPGVGVVTVLGGGYPASGAAGADRLPVPYLPEGLRYDPMEGPGEVQTPLLGSPADDLLIGDKVWFRHAKAGELCERFDTLRLIEGDRVTAAVPTYRGEGRTFL from the coding sequence ATGGCTGCCCGTACCTCTGACCGGACCCGTTACGACCGGGCCACCGCCCACCTCGAAGCACCCCTCGCCGTCGTCGACCTGGACGCCTTCGACGCCAACGCCGACGACCTGGTGCGGCGTGCGGGCGGGAAGCCCGTGCGGGTGGCGAGCAAGTCGGTGCGCTGCCGGGCGCTGCTCGAACGGGTGCTGGCCCGCGAGGGGTTCGCCGGGATCATGTCGTTCACGCTGGCGGAGTCGCTCTGGCTGGCCCGTTCCGGTTTCGACGACGTGCTGCTCGCCTATCCGTCCGCCGACCGGGCCGCGTACGCCGAACTGGCGGCCGATCCGAAGCAGGCGGCGGCCGTGACCGTGATGGTGGACGACCCGGCGCAGCTGGAGCTGATCGACGCCGCACGGGCCGGCGGGCGCGAGGAGATCCGGGTCTGCCTGGAGCTGGACACCTCGCTGCGGCTGCTGGGCGGCCGGGTGCGGGTCGGTGCCCTGCGCTCCCCGCTGCGCACCCCGGCGCAGTTGGCGGAGCTGGCCCGCTCGGTGGTCCGCAGGCCGGGGTTCCGGCTGGTCGGGCTGATGGCGTACGAAGGCCATGTGGCCGGGGTCGGCGACTCGGTGGCGGGGCACCCGCTGCGCTCGCGGGCCGTACGTCTGATGCAGGCGACCGCCCGCCGGGAGCTGGTGGCGCGGCGCGCGGAGGTGGTGCGGGCGGTGCGGGCGGTGGCCCCGGACCTGGAGTTCGTGAACGGCGGCGGGACGGGCAGTGTGCAGCACACGGCCGCGGAGGCCGCGGTGACGGAGATCGCCGCCGGGTCGGGGCTGTACGTCCCGCGCCTCTTCGACAACTACACCTCGTTCACCGGCCGTCCGGCCGCGCTGTTCGCCCAGCCGGTGGTCCGCAGGCCGGGCGTGGGGGTGGTGACGGTGCTGGGCGGCGGTTACCCGGCTTCGGGCGCGGCGGGCGCGGACCGGCTCCCGGTCCCCTACCTCCCCGAGGGGCTGCGGTACGACCCGATGGAGGGGCCGGGCGAGGTGCAGACCCCGCTGCTCGGCTCCCCCGCCGACGACCTGCTGATCGGGGACAAGGTGTGGTTCCGGCACGCCAAGGCCGGTGAGCTGTGCGAGCGTTTCGACACGTTGCGGCTGATCGAGGGCGACCGGGTCACGGCGGCCGTGCCGACGTACCGCGGTGAGGGCCGCACGTTCCTCTGA
- the mycP gene encoding type VII secretion-associated serine protease mycosin, which translates to MTRPSRPRALAAVVTATAFALLPAVPAQADAIRAQEWGRQALHTDEAWRTTKGEGITVAVLDTGVDGSHPDLEGQVLSGKDFIGFGATRGDASWALHGTAMAGIIAGHGHGPDRGDGVLGVAPEAKILPGRVILESTDPSRGKARESRGTALADGIRWATDQGADVINLSLGDDSKSAHPDPSEDSAVQYALGKGVSVVASAGNSGDKGDRPSYPAAYPGVIAVTAVDRYGTHASFSTRRWYATVSAPGVDIVVANPDQHYYMEWGTSAAAAFVSGAVALVRAAHPGLSPAQIKKLLADTARDAPEGGRDDARGHGTADPAAAIEAGAELRPEGAAEKPSRSGYRGQYFGPGPAPARDDDGPAAWLAPAAGGAGVVLLAVAVVLWRTRTTSGTGPGAPATPGTGLPGFPGRR; encoded by the coding sequence ATGACCCGTCCCAGCCGGCCGCGCGCGCTCGCCGCGGTGGTCACCGCCACCGCGTTCGCCCTGCTGCCCGCCGTACCCGCGCAGGCCGACGCCATCCGGGCCCAGGAATGGGGACGCCAGGCCCTGCACACCGACGAGGCATGGCGGACCACCAAGGGCGAGGGCATCACCGTCGCCGTCCTGGACACCGGGGTCGACGGAAGCCACCCCGACCTGGAGGGCCAGGTCCTGTCCGGCAAGGACTTCATAGGCTTCGGTGCCACGCGGGGCGACGCGTCATGGGCCCTGCACGGCACCGCCATGGCCGGCATCATCGCGGGCCACGGCCACGGGCCGGACCGCGGTGACGGTGTGCTCGGGGTCGCCCCGGAGGCGAAGATCCTGCCGGGACGGGTGATCCTCGAATCCACCGACCCCTCCCGCGGCAAGGCCCGCGAGTCACGCGGCACCGCCCTCGCCGACGGCATCCGCTGGGCCACCGACCAGGGCGCCGACGTCATCAACCTCTCCCTCGGCGACGACAGCAAGTCGGCCCACCCCGACCCGAGCGAGGACTCCGCCGTCCAGTACGCCCTGGGCAAGGGCGTCTCCGTGGTCGCCTCCGCCGGCAACAGCGGGGACAAGGGCGACCGCCCCTCCTACCCGGCGGCCTACCCCGGGGTGATCGCCGTCACCGCCGTCGACCGGTACGGCACACACGCGTCCTTCTCCACCCGCCGCTGGTACGCCACCGTCAGCGCCCCCGGGGTGGACATCGTCGTCGCCAACCCCGACCAGCACTACTACATGGAGTGGGGCACCTCGGCGGCCGCCGCCTTCGTCTCCGGGGCGGTCGCCCTCGTCCGCGCCGCCCACCCCGGCCTGTCGCCCGCCCAGATCAAGAAGCTCCTCGCCGACACCGCCCGCGACGCCCCGGAGGGCGGCCGGGACGACGCCCGCGGTCACGGGACGGCCGACCCCGCCGCCGCGATCGAGGCCGGGGCGGAGCTGCGCCCGGAAGGGGCGGCGGAGAAGCCGTCCCGGTCCGGCTACCGGGGGCAGTACTTCGGGCCGGGCCCCGCCCCGGCGCGGGACGACGACGGGCCCGCCGCCTGGCTCGCCCCGGCCGCGGGCGGCGCCGGCGTGGTACTGCTGGCCGTCGCCGTGGTGCTGTGGCGCACCAGGACCACGTCAGGGACCGGGCCGGGCGCACCCGCCACACCCGGTACCGGCCTCCCGGGCTTCCCCGGCCGCCGCTGA
- a CDS encoding SseB family protein, which yields MALKNIPDPGFSDDDGSAAPALTAALAAWSQDRTAVGPVLTALRDARLLVPVVAVLGEVEEGDGTPAEDGNARRGSGLRREKTSDMAVPTLQAGDRRALPAFTSTASLALWDPQARPVAVPLHQALQAAAHEKADTLVLDLAGPVAFELTGPALLALAENRTSTDPLDDPLVVAAVREAAAAEPAVLRAHLGPGRADGTLALVLAPDAVVAEAARRVAEALASSEVLRARLVRGLDLAVLPSGAEAPGEPLFSR from the coding sequence GTGGCGCTCAAGAACATCCCTGACCCCGGCTTCTCCGACGACGACGGCTCGGCCGCCCCCGCACTCACGGCCGCGCTGGCCGCCTGGTCCCAGGACCGGACAGCCGTCGGCCCGGTCCTCACCGCACTCCGGGACGCCCGGCTGCTCGTCCCGGTCGTCGCCGTCCTCGGCGAGGTCGAGGAGGGGGACGGAACCCCGGCGGAGGACGGGAACGCGCGGCGGGGGAGCGGGCTGCGCCGCGAGAAGACCAGCGACATGGCGGTGCCCACCCTGCAGGCCGGGGACCGGCGCGCGCTGCCCGCCTTCACCTCCACCGCCTCGCTGGCCCTCTGGGACCCCCAGGCCAGGCCCGTCGCCGTACCCCTGCACCAGGCACTCCAGGCCGCCGCGCACGAGAAGGCCGACACCCTGGTGCTCGACCTGGCCGGGCCCGTCGCCTTCGAGCTGACCGGCCCCGCGCTGCTCGCGCTGGCCGAGAACCGCACCAGCACCGACCCGCTGGACGACCCGCTGGTGGTCGCCGCCGTACGGGAGGCCGCCGCCGCCGAACCGGCGGTGCTGCGCGCCCACCTCGGCCCCGGCCGGGCCGACGGCACCCTGGCGCTGGTCCTCGCCCCCGACGCGGTGGTGGCCGAGGCGGCCCGGCGCGTCGCCGAGGCCCTGGCGTCCAGCGAGGTCCTGCGCGCCCGCCTGGTACGCGGCCTCGACCTGGCCGTGCTCCCGTCCGGTGCCGAGGCCCCGGGCGAGCCGCTGTTCAGCCGCTGA
- a CDS encoding SpoIIE family protein phosphatase, with the protein MGDPSATSASETPSQRFPPAPESVARARRFVRTALEEAVPGAMPDLLDTAEFLTGELVTNAVLHAGTEIGVAAGESGGRIRVAVLDHRPSRMPVARECPPYAGIGQGLVLVSRLASLYGVETGDGTKTVWFELWPDGARHPSAWELPAPPAGPAEPVVLVDVPGALYSASQQHRQVLLRELKLAEAAGRSVVPPRDLATAHDISNVISECVTAALRDEPAEGEIRSLPLAMRPGAAPAVEALSRVLDAGERAAREERLLTLPALPRSRVFHTWLFDEITGQLAGARPTAWTVVPREPGAGPAELVPWDPGHVRTSRVPTIAADEQNRIIAVNGPAAGLLGWDPEELVGQPLTALIPEHLRGRHVKAFTSLLLSGEPHILGRSVPLPALHREGRLVPVRLFIQTQETADGRTVFVAQLSPRAATPGPTARRPGARRSAGHRDQAPAPDGRGAPGLPPVAAPRPGTAQRREAVLPVLERLSLLAETGAAMSNASDLDDGLQRVCRILTERFADWCAVDLLTEDARVERACVARRGPGAPYAEDLEGMLPPLTDTARGPLARALSGAGPLLLTEPPEHAGMSPLDVDYGRLFERLGADSAVVIPLRARQETIGVLTVARTGREWPFTEEELPLVDDLGHALALGVDNARLHQETRNIAEQLQRSLLPVLPAVRGLDLAARYAASSTTAQVGGDWYDSFVLPTGDLALVIGDVAGHNLDAAIAMSQLRSMLRGIAVDRREPPETVLRRLDMANHSLSREATATCVYGLLKGAEEGPWEFVHSSAGHLPPLLVMDDGRTRYLENGSGLLLGMDPDMLRPRAEDAVPADATVLLYTDGLIERRDESLDEAMGRLGRHAAELARESLDVFCDELLIGLGADNTDDIAILAVRPVSPS; encoded by the coding sequence ATGGGTGACCCCAGTGCCACCAGTGCCTCGGAGACACCGTCACAGCGGTTCCCTCCGGCTCCGGAGAGCGTCGCGCGAGCCCGGCGGTTCGTGCGGACCGCCCTGGAAGAGGCCGTACCGGGCGCCATGCCCGACCTGCTGGACACCGCGGAATTCCTCACGGGCGAGCTGGTGACCAACGCGGTGCTGCACGCCGGTACCGAGATCGGGGTGGCGGCCGGGGAGTCGGGCGGCCGGATCCGCGTAGCGGTCCTGGACCACCGCCCCTCGCGGATGCCGGTGGCGCGGGAGTGCCCCCCGTACGCCGGGATCGGACAAGGGCTGGTGCTCGTCAGCCGGCTGGCGTCCCTGTACGGCGTCGAGACCGGCGACGGCACCAAGACGGTCTGGTTCGAGCTGTGGCCGGACGGGGCACGGCACCCCTCGGCATGGGAGCTCCCCGCACCCCCCGCCGGACCGGCGGAACCGGTGGTCCTCGTCGACGTACCGGGCGCGCTGTACTCGGCCTCCCAGCAGCACCGGCAGGTACTGCTGCGGGAGCTGAAGCTGGCCGAGGCCGCCGGGAGGAGCGTCGTGCCGCCGCGGGACCTCGCCACCGCCCACGACATCAGCAACGTGATCAGCGAGTGCGTCACAGCCGCCCTCCGCGACGAACCGGCCGAGGGGGAGATCCGCTCCCTGCCCCTGGCGATGCGGCCCGGTGCCGCACCGGCGGTCGAGGCCCTCAGCCGCGTACTGGACGCGGGGGAGCGGGCCGCACGGGAGGAGCGGCTGCTCACCCTGCCGGCGCTGCCCCGCAGCCGGGTCTTCCACACATGGCTGTTCGACGAGATCACCGGCCAGCTCGCCGGCGCCCGCCCCACCGCGTGGACCGTGGTCCCGCGGGAACCGGGCGCCGGCCCGGCGGAACTGGTGCCCTGGGACCCCGGCCACGTCCGGACCAGCAGGGTCCCCACGATCGCCGCCGACGAACAGAACCGCATCATCGCGGTGAACGGGCCCGCCGCCGGCCTCCTGGGCTGGGACCCGGAGGAACTCGTCGGACAGCCGCTCACCGCACTCATCCCCGAGCATCTGCGCGGACGGCACGTCAAGGCGTTCACCTCCCTGCTGCTCAGCGGAGAGCCCCACATCCTGGGCCGCTCCGTCCCGCTCCCCGCGCTGCACCGCGAGGGACGGCTCGTACCGGTGCGGCTGTTCATCCAGACCCAGGAGACCGCGGACGGCCGCACGGTGTTCGTCGCCCAGCTCTCCCCCCGCGCCGCCACCCCCGGCCCCACGGCACGCCGCCCCGGCGCCAGGCGCTCCGCCGGCCACCGGGACCAGGCCCCCGCCCCCGACGGACGGGGAGCCCCGGGGCTCCCCCCGGTCGCCGCCCCGCGGCCCGGAACCGCACAGCGCCGCGAAGCGGTGCTGCCCGTACTGGAACGGTTGTCGCTCCTGGCGGAGACCGGAGCGGCGATGAGCAACGCCTCCGACCTGGACGACGGCCTCCAGCGGGTCTGCCGGATCCTGACCGAGCGGTTCGCCGACTGGTGCGCCGTGGACCTGCTCACCGAGGACGCGCGCGTGGAACGGGCGTGCGTGGCGCGCCGCGGCCCCGGCGCGCCGTACGCGGAGGACCTGGAGGGCATGCTGCCGCCGCTCACCGACACGGCGCGCGGCCCTCTCGCCCGGGCGCTCAGCGGTGCCGGCCCGCTGCTGCTCACCGAGCCCCCGGAACACGCCGGGATGAGCCCGCTGGACGTGGACTACGGGCGCCTGTTCGAGCGGCTCGGCGCGGACAGCGCCGTCGTCATCCCGCTGCGTGCCCGCCAGGAGACCATCGGGGTGCTGACCGTGGCGCGTACGGGACGGGAGTGGCCGTTCACCGAGGAGGAACTGCCGCTCGTGGACGACCTGGGGCACGCCCTGGCCCTGGGCGTGGACAACGCGCGCCTGCACCAGGAGACCCGGAACATCGCCGAACAGCTCCAGCGGTCACTGCTGCCCGTACTGCCGGCGGTCCGCGGCCTGGACCTGGCGGCCCGGTACGCCGCGTCGTCCACCACCGCGCAGGTCGGCGGCGACTGGTACGACAGCTTCGTCCTGCCGACCGGCGACCTCGCGCTGGTCATCGGCGACGTGGCCGGGCACAACCTGGACGCGGCCATCGCGATGAGCCAGCTGCGGAGCATGCTGCGGGGCATCGCCGTCGACCGCCGGGAACCACCGGAGACGGTGCTGCGCCGCCTCGACATGGCGAACCACAGCCTGTCCCGGGAGGCCACCGCGACCTGCGTCTACGGCCTGCTCAAGGGAGCGGAGGAGGGCCCGTGGGAGTTCGTGCACTCCTCGGCGGGGCACCTGCCGCCGCTGCTGGTCATGGACGACGGCCGCACCCGGTACCTGGAAAACGGCTCGGGGCTGCTGCTCGGCATGGACCCGGACATGCTCCGCCCCCGCGCGGAGGACGCCGTCCCGGCGGACGCGACGGTGCTGCTGTACACGGACGGCCTGATCGAGCGCCGGGACGAGTCGCTGGACGAGGCCATGGGACGGCTGGGGCGGCACGCCGCCGAGCTGGCCCGTGAATCCCTCGACGTCTTCTGCGACGAACTGCTGATCGGGCTCGGCGCCGACAACACCGACGACATCGCGATCCTCGCGGTGCGTCCCGTGTCCCCCTCCTGA
- a CDS encoding DUF1844 domain-containing protein, with product MSDATTPSGGNPGFDDMARDIAEVPAVEVIVTVAVNLMSAAAVKLGLTEEGEEHKDLDEARKLVHALAGLLDASTTEISTFHASPLRDGLKSLQLAFREASLVPDEPGRGPGEKYTGPVYG from the coding sequence ATGAGTGACGCGACCACCCCCAGCGGCGGCAACCCCGGCTTCGACGACATGGCCCGCGACATCGCGGAGGTCCCCGCGGTCGAGGTGATCGTGACGGTCGCGGTCAATCTGATGAGCGCGGCCGCCGTGAAGCTGGGCCTGACCGAGGAGGGCGAGGAGCACAAGGACCTCGACGAGGCCCGCAAGCTGGTGCACGCGCTGGCCGGTCTGCTCGACGCGAGCACCACCGAGATCAGCACCTTCCACGCCTCCCCGCTGCGGGACGGGCTGAAGTCCCTCCAGCTGGCCTTCCGCGAGGCATCCCTCGTGCCGGACGAGCCGGGCCGGGGCCCCGGCGAGAAGTACACGGGCCCGGTCTACGGCTGA
- the infC gene encoding translation initiation factor IF-3 translates to MSAEPRINDRIRVPEVRLVGPSGEQVGIVPLAKALELAQEYDLDLVEVAASARPPVCKLMDYGKFKYESAMKAREARKNQAHTVIKEMKLRPKIDPHDYDTKKGHVVRFLKQGDKVKITIMFRGREQSRPELGFRLLQRLASDVEDLGFIESNPKQDGRNMIMVLGPHKKKTEAMAEAREAQAARKAERQGNTPDAASEGDAAGAEAPGETPSEG, encoded by the coding sequence ATCAGCGCCGAGCCCCGCATCAACGACCGGATTCGCGTTCCCGAGGTGCGACTTGTCGGTCCCAGCGGCGAGCAGGTCGGGATTGTCCCGCTTGCCAAGGCCCTTGAGCTCGCACAGGAGTACGACCTCGACCTGGTCGAGGTGGCGGCGTCCGCCCGCCCGCCCGTGTGCAAGCTCATGGACTACGGGAAGTTCAAGTACGAGTCGGCCATGAAGGCCCGTGAGGCGCGCAAGAACCAGGCGCACACGGTCATCAAGGAGATGAAGCTCCGGCCGAAGATCGACCCGCACGACTACGACACCAAGAAGGGTCACGTCGTCCGGTTCCTCAAGCAGGGGGACAAGGTCAAGATCACGATCATGTTCCGTGGTCGTGAGCAGTCCCGTCCCGAGCTGGGCTTCCGACTGCTGCAGCGTCTCGCTTCGGATGTCGAGGACCTCGGTTTCATCGAGTCCAACCCGAAGCAGGACGGCCGGAACATGATCATGGTTCTGGGCCCGCACAAGAAGAAGACCGAAGCCATGGCCGAGGCCCGTGAGGCCCAGGCCGCCCGCAAGGCCGAGCGTCAGGGGAACACCCCCGACGCCGCGTCCGAGGGGGACGCCGCAGGGGCCGAGGCCCCGGGCGAGACACCTTCCGAGGGCTGA
- the rpmI gene encoding 50S ribosomal protein L35 codes for MPKNKTHSGASKRFKITGSGKVLREKAGKRHLLEHKSSKKTRSLTGTTVVAPADAKKIKKLLGK; via the coding sequence ATGCCGAAGAACAAGACGCACAGCGGTGCCAGCAAGCGCTTCAAGATCACCGGCTCCGGCAAGGTGCTGCGCGAGAAGGCGGGCAAGCGCCACCTGCTCGAGCACAAGTCGTCCAAGAAGACGCGCTCGCTGACCGGCACGACCGTCGTGGCTCCGGCCGACGCCAAGAAGATCAAGAAGCTTCTCGGCAAGTGA
- the rplT gene encoding 50S ribosomal protein L20 → MARVKRAVNAHKKRRAILEAASGYRGQRSRLYRKAKEQVTHSLVYNYNDRKKRKGDFRQLWIQRINAAARQNGMTYNRLIQGLKAANIEVDRKILAELAVNDANAFAALVEVAQKALPSDVNAPKAA, encoded by the coding sequence GTGGCACGCGTCAAGCGGGCAGTAAACGCACACAAGAAGCGCCGGGCGATCCTCGAGGCCGCCAGCGGTTACCGCGGCCAGCGTTCGCGCCTGTACCGCAAGGCCAAGGAGCAGGTCACCCACTCCCTGGTCTACAACTACAACGACCGCAAGAAGCGCAAGGGCGACTTCCGTCAGCTCTGGATCCAGCGCATCAACGCCGCTGCCCGCCAGAACGGCATGACGTACAACCGCCTCATCCAGGGTCTGAAGGCCGCCAACATCGAGGTGGACCGCAAGATCCTGGCCGAGCTCGCGGTCAACGACGCCAACGCGTTCGCCGCGCTCGTCGAGGTGGCCCAGAAGGCCCTCCCGAGCGACGTCAACGCCCCGAAGGCCGCCTGA
- a CDS encoding TrmH family RNA methyltransferase encodes MGTPELISARSPRVAAARRLARRNFRGKERRFIAEGPQAVREAAAHRGSDGGATLTELFATVEAADRYADIVRAAHEAGARVHLADAGVLADVSQTVTPQGLIGVCRFLDSPFEEVLAAKPTLVAVLAHVRDPGNAGTVLRCADAAGADAVVLTDASVDLYNPKSVRASVGSLFHLPVAVGVPVEQAVRGLRGAGVRILAADGAGTDDLDDELDAGTMGGPTAWVFGNEAWGLPEETRALADAVVRVPIHGKAESLNLATAAAVCLYASARAQRPRRTG; translated from the coding sequence ATGGGCACCCCCGAACTGATCTCCGCCCGATCACCGCGCGTCGCCGCCGCACGGCGCCTCGCCCGGCGCAACTTCCGCGGCAAGGAGCGCCGGTTCATCGCCGAGGGCCCCCAGGCCGTCCGGGAGGCCGCCGCGCACCGGGGGAGCGACGGCGGGGCCACGCTGACCGAGCTGTTCGCCACCGTCGAGGCCGCCGACCGGTACGCCGACATCGTCCGCGCCGCGCACGAGGCCGGGGCCCGGGTCCACCTGGCCGACGCCGGAGTGCTCGCCGACGTCTCGCAGACCGTCACCCCGCAGGGCCTGATCGGCGTCTGCCGCTTCCTGGACTCGCCGTTCGAGGAGGTCCTCGCCGCGAAGCCCACGCTGGTCGCGGTGCTCGCCCACGTACGCGACCCGGGGAACGCCGGGACGGTGCTGCGCTGCGCCGACGCGGCCGGCGCGGACGCCGTCGTCCTCACCGACGCCTCCGTCGACCTCTACAACCCGAAGTCCGTCCGCGCCTCGGTCGGCTCCCTCTTCCACCTCCCGGTCGCCGTCGGCGTCCCCGTGGAACAGGCCGTGCGGGGCCTGCGCGGGGCCGGGGTGCGGATCCTGGCCGCCGACGGGGCGGGCACCGACGACCTCGACGACGAACTCGACGCGGGCACCATGGGCGGCCCCACCGCCTGGGTCTTCGGCAACGAGGCATGGGGCCTGCCCGAGGAGACCCGGGCGCTCGCCGACGCGGTGGTCCGGGTCCCGATCCACGGCAAGGCCGAGAGCCTGAATCTCGCCACCGCCGCCGCGGTCTGCCTCTACGCCTCCGCGCGCGCCCAGCGCCCGCGCCGTACCGGCTGA